A genomic region of Echeneis naucrates chromosome 24, fEcheNa1.1, whole genome shotgun sequence contains the following coding sequences:
- the LOC115038273 gene encoding cleavage and polyadenylation specificity factor subunit 6 isoform X2: MDADTEEKITETSKASKHDSEKPVMESKSRGQGFKGRGRGGRMSRGGMRGGRGMMRGFGPPGHGRGRMKDGPMNGLTPIRGLGRMRPYPDLRGHRGRGGPMGMGPPPPPPPPLPMHLRGPFPPMPRHGPPPPPPLGHPGFRGCPPHPRGRGMPPPGPPRHFEPRGPRRRVLSTVNLAGPRNPGPPSQHSPPSTAV, from the exons ATGGATGCagacacagaagagaaaatCACAGAAACCTCAAAGGCTTCCAAGCATGATTCTGAGAAACCTGTGATGGAGAGCAAATCCAG GGGCCAAGGGTTCAAAGGCCGTGGTAGAGGGGGTAGGATGAGTCGTGGCGGCATGCGTGGTGGGAGAGGCATGATGAGGGGGTTTGGTCCTCCTGGACATGGGAGGGGTCGAATGAAAGATGGACCCATGAATGGTCTCACACCCATCAG GGGATTGGGGAGAATGAGGCCTTACCCAGACCTTAGAGGTCATCGAGGTAGGGGTGGACCGATGGGTATgggcccccctcctcctcctcccccaccgcTTCCCATGCACCTCAGAGGCCCCTTCCCACCAATGCCCAG GCATggcccccctccacctcctcctctgggtCATCCTGGTTTCAGAGGGTGCCCACCTCACCCACGAGGTCGTGGTATGCCACCTCCTGGACCTCCACGCCACTTCGAACCCCGTGGCCCAAGACG GAGGGTACTCAGTACAGTTAACCTCGCAGGCCCCAGGAACCCAGGCCCTCCCTCACAACACTCCCCTCCTTCAACAGCGGTGTGA
- the LOC115038273 gene encoding inverted formin-2 isoform X1 has translation MDADTEEKITETSKASKHDSEKPVMESKSRGQGFKGRGRGGRMSRGGMRGGRGMMRGFGPPGHGRGRMKDGPMNGLTPIRGLGRMRPYPDLRGHRGRGGPMGMGPPPPPPPPLPMHLRGPFPPMPRHGPPPPPPLGHPGFRGCPPHPRGRGMPPPGPPRHFEPRGPRRYHNGPVSPPPHPPPGRGQRWPGPPGGRRF, from the exons ATGGATGCagacacagaagagaaaatCACAGAAACCTCAAAGGCTTCCAAGCATGATTCTGAGAAACCTGTGATGGAGAGCAAATCCAG GGGCCAAGGGTTCAAAGGCCGTGGTAGAGGGGGTAGGATGAGTCGTGGCGGCATGCGTGGTGGGAGAGGCATGATGAGGGGGTTTGGTCCTCCTGGACATGGGAGGGGTCGAATGAAAGATGGACCCATGAATGGTCTCACACCCATCAG GGGATTGGGGAGAATGAGGCCTTACCCAGACCTTAGAGGTCATCGAGGTAGGGGTGGACCGATGGGTATgggcccccctcctcctcctcccccaccgcTTCCCATGCACCTCAGAGGCCCCTTCCCACCAATGCCCAG GCATggcccccctccacctcctcctctgggtCATCCTGGTTTCAGAGGGTGCCCACCTCACCCACGAGGTCGTGGTATGCCACCTCCTGGACCTCCACGCCACTTCGAACCCCGTGGCCCAAGACG CTACCACAATGGACCCGTCTCTCCTCCGCCTCATCCCCCACCTGGCAGAGGCCAGAGGTGGCCAGGGCCCCCTGGTGGCCGACGCTTTTAA
- the gen1 gene encoding flap endonuclease GEN homolog 1, producing MGVHDLWSIVDSVRESVPLYSLSGKTLAVDLSLWVCEAQHVRAMMGKVSKPHLRNLFFRVTSLTLMGVKLVFVMEGEAPKLKAETMNKRTEARYGGFKKTSEAKSSSNTSRGRFKAVLKECAEMLDYLGVPWVTAAGEAEAMCACLDSWGLVDGCITNDGDAFLYGAQTVYRNFNMNSKDPQVDCYQASRVQTELNLSREDMVGLAILLGCDYIPKGVPGVGKEQALKLIQTLKGQTLLQRFIQWKEDNAGVSAEVAKKVPHCRVCLHPGSLKAHERHGCILCESKHFCQPQDFDYQCPCEWHQNEQTRQAFSFEANIRKKTLASQQFPFTEIIDEFLICKDKPVSHFKRRQPNMLLMQKFANDKMEWPKHYTSEKVLVLMTYTELINRKCGREFYSQVKPLRILKSRVRNAIACFEVIWSTPEHYVFPAEGQHEVRTVEEEALFRVAFPELVECYLRDKALAEETKPKKKKPKSKKEKLADVSDGISDLLAQMSLQNSSSTNATIQPKILLPTISNTEKPEAVASPSVSAAIDALHLSDIDWDALSFTSSPHPQGATNHTTKLQQNKFADRDLKETDSEKAKQKTSSDAKQADSRSAPERHLLDPSQSDKDRNVPQTTKKSVCSNLCSSSDDSDTENQQLKPRRKAQIKPANKIKALIADFPLIPAFVPQQTMKPTHNLQLAGPKSQRHGLGGPMCFDHIGPRLKTHVDLSCQRAVKSSGDTASPLFFIRQITSN from the exons ATGGGTGTTCACGATTTGTGGTCCATCGTGGACTCGGTTCGGGAGTCGGTGCCGTTGTACAGTTTAAGCGGAAAGACGCTGGCAGTCGATCTGAGTTTATGGGTGTGTGAAGCTCAGCATGTGCGAGCGATGATGGGCAAAGTTAGCAAGCCGCACCTGAG GAACTTGTTTTTCAGGGTGACCTCGCTCACACTTATGGGGGTAAAGCTGGTGTTCGTCATGGAAGGAGAAGCCCCTAAACTTAAAGCAGAAACCATGAACAAAAGGACTGAGGCCAGATATGGAGGATTTAAAAAGACATCTGAAGCCAAGTCATCCTCAAACACCAGCAGGGGGCGCTTCAAAGCTGTGCTCAAAGAG TGTGCAGAGATGCTGGACTACCTGGGGGTCCCATGGGTGACAGCTGCTGGAGAGGCTGAGGCAATGTGTGCCTGCCTGGACTCATGGGGCCTGGTGGACGGCTGCATCACTAATGATGGAGACGCCTTTCTATATGGGGCCCAAACTGTCTATAGGAACTTCAACATGAATAGTAAA GACCCTCAGGTGGACTGTTATCAGGCATCTCGAGTGCAAACAGAGTTAAATCTGTCCAGAGAGGATATGGTTGGTCTGGCCATTCTCCTTGGCTGTGATTATATACCGAAG GGTGTACCAGGTGTTGGAAAAGAGCAAGCTCTTAAACTTATCCAGACACTGAAAGGACAAACACTTCTGCAGAG GTTCATCCAGTGGAAGGAGGATAACGCAGGTGTGTCTGCTGAAGTAGCAAAAAAAGTTCCCCATTGTCGTGTATGTCTACATCCTG gctCATTAAAGGCACATGAGCGTCATGGCTGCATTCTTTGCGAGAGTAAACATTTCTGCCAGCCTCAAGATTTTGATTACCAGTGTCCCTGTGAGTGGCACCAAAATGAACAAACCCGCCAGGCCTTTTCTTTTGAGGCAAATATCAGGAA aaaaacattggCAAGTCAACAGTTTCCTTTCACGGAG ATCATTGATGAATTTTTGATTTGCAAAGATAAGCCTGTATCACATTTCAAAAGGAGACAGCCAAATATGCTGTTGATGCAG AAATTTGCCAATGACAAGATGGAGTGGCCGAAGCACTACACCAGTGAAAAGGTTTTGGTCTTAATGACCTACACAGAGTTGATAAACAGGAAATGTGGAAGAGAATTCTACTCTCAAGTCAAACCTCTCAG AATACTCAAATCAAGAGTGAGAAATGCTATTGCTTGCTTCGAAGTCATCTGGAGCACACCAG agcaTTATGTGTTTCCTGCAGAGGGTCAACACGAGGTGAGAACAGTAGAAGAAGAGGCTCTGTTCCGTGTGGCCTTCCCAGAGCTGGTGGAGTGCTACCTGAGAGACAAAGCTCTGGCTGAGGAAACCAAGCCCAAAA aaaaaaagccaaagagTAAAAAGGAGAAGCTGGCTGATGTCTCCGATGGCATTTCTGACCTCTTGGCTCAGATGAGTCTTCAAAATTCCTCCTCAACGAACGCAACCATACAACCAAAAATTCTCCTCCCTACTAtttcaaacacagagaaaccagAA GCTGTTGCTTCAccgtctgtctctgctgctatTGATGCACTACACCTGAGTGATATTGACTGGGATGCTCTCTCCTTCACGTCCTCTCCACATCCACAAGGGGCAACAAACCACACCACGAAGCTCCAGCAAAATAAGTTCGCCGACAGAGACCTCAAGGAAACAGACAGTGAAAAGGCAAAGCAGAAAACCTCAAGCGATGCCAAACAGGCAGACTCCAGGTCAGCTCCAGAG AGGCACCTGCTTGACCCCAGTCAGAGTGACAAGGACAGGAATGTGCCACAGACCACCAAGAAGAGTGTCTGTTCAAACTTGTGTTCATCCAGCGACGACAGTGACACAGAGAACCAGCAGCTTAAACCTCGAAGAAAGGCTCAGATCAAGCctgcaaacaaaataaaggcCCTCATTGCAGATTTCCCCCTCATTCCAGCTTTTGTGCCCCAACAAACAATGAAACCGACTCACAACCTTCAGCTCGCTGGTCCAAAATCTCAGAGACATG GGTTAGGTGGGCCGATGTGCTTCGACCACATCGGTCCCAGACTGAAGACACACGTAGACCTGAGCTGCCAGAGAGCTGTGAAGAGTTCAGGTGACACCGCATCCCCCCTTTTCTTCATTAGACAGATCACATCAAACTGA
- the msgn1 gene encoding mesogenin-1 — protein sequence MDLEVVTANILSDWKCRERSFGTDQESLQSSSPEPSVDSMCSSPEMCYSSGDQESKDFSFAFSGRSTAAAAQRQSKPKMSTKRRMKASEREKMRMRSLAEALHQLRDYLPPDYSKRGQPLTKIQTLKYTIEYINKLSEILSRA from the coding sequence ATGGACCTGGAGGTCGTGACGGCCAACATCTTGTCTGACTGGAAATGCCGTGAGCGCAGCTTTGGCACAGACCAGGAGTCGCTTCAGTCCTCATCACCGGAGCCCTCGGTGGACTCCATGTGCTCGTCGCCGGAGATGTGTTACTCCAGCGGGGATCAGGAGAGCAAGGATTTCTCTTTCGCCTTCTCGGGACGCAGCACGGCTGCAGCGGCGCAGAGACAGAGCAAGCCCAAAATGTCCACCAAGAGACGCATGAAGGCCAGCGAGAGGGAGAAGATGCGGATGAGGAGTCTTGCTGAGGCTCTGCACCAGCTCCGCGATTACCTGCCGCCGGATTACAGCAAAAGAGGCCAACCCCTAACCAAGATACAAACCCTTAAATACACCATTGAGTACATCAACAAGCTCTCGGAAATCCTGAGCCGCGCGTAA